In Desulfomicrobium macestii, the DNA window CGTCTGCTTCGGGGAAAGGTTTCCTTCCTTGTTGTGCGCCAGAAGCTGGGACAGGATGAGGATGGAGTTGAGCGGGGTGCGCAGCTCGTGGGACATGTTGGCCAGGAATTCGGATTTGTACCTGCTCGCGCTTTCAAGTTCCTGGGCCTTGAGCTTGAGTTGCTCCTGGGCGCGCAGAAGCTCCTTGTTCTTGCGGCGGATGGCGCTTTTCTGCTCTTCAAGCTCCATGGCCCGTTCGCCAAGCTTGTCGTTGACGGAGCGCAGTTCGCCCTGCTGGTCCTGCAGCCTGCGTTCGGATTCCTTGAGGGCGCGGGTCTGTTCGGCCAGTTCCTCGTTGGTGACCTGCAACTCCTCCTGCTGGGCCTGCAGCTCGGTCTGGGACTCCTTGAGCATGTTGGTCTGTTCTTCGAGTTCCTCGTTGGCCACCCGCAGCATCTCCTGCTGCTCCTGGGCCTGCCGCAAGAGGTCTGCGATCACGCCGCGCGAGGTGGCCATGTTGAACAAAACCGCCGTGTTCTTGGCGATATCGGCTATGAACTGCCTGTGCAGAGGTGAGAATGCATATTCGCGGCCGATGAGAAATGCGCCGAGCAGCTCCTTGCCCATGAATACGGGCGCGGCCAGGAAATGGCTGGGGACGGCTTCGCCTGGACCGAAATGAAAATGCGGCGCACCCTCTTCGACCTGAGCGAAGGTAAGGATTTCTCCTTCCAGGGCGGCCTGGCCGACCAGCCCCTCGCCTACGCGCAGTCTGGTGAATTGCCCTTGCCGGTTGGTGAAGGCGTAGGATGAGGTCAGCACCAGTTCGCCGTCATCGTGCAGAAAAAAGAGTCCGATCTGGCTGTCCAGGTGCTTGCAGATGAAGGAGATGAAAAGCCGGGCCAGTTCCTGGGGGCTGTGTTCGCCGCGCAGGGTGTCGTCGAGGCCTGTCTTGCCCTGGTTGAGCCAGTCCATTTCGCGCAGGTTGCGGGCCATGCTGTTCAGGGCCTTGGCCAGCATGCCCAGTTCGTCCTTTTGACGCAGGTCCAGGCGGGCCTTCAAATCTCCGGCGGAGATGGCCTCGGCGAAGCTCACGCCCTGTTCCAGCGGCTGGCTGATGCCTTTGGCCAGGCCATAGGCGCCGGGCGCGATCATGAGAGCCAGTACCGCGCCGGTGACGCAGATGATCAGCAGGAATGTCCAGATGGGGCGCAGAATTTCGCCCTTGTCGATCTTGGAAATGAGAATCCAGTTGGTGCCCAGTACGTCCAGCGTGTTGAAGGCCACCAGCACCGTCGTGCCCGCGCTGTCCTCGTAGGTGCCGCCGCCTCCGTCGAAGCCCTTGACCACGGCGTCATGCCAGTAGGCGGGAGTGCGGGGCAGGGTGTAGCCGATGACGTAGAGGCCATTGCCCATGGTCTTGATATCGCTGCGCATTTCGAATTTCTTTTGGGATTCGAGCCAGCGCAGCAGATAGGATTCTCCCGATTTGCCCAGGCCCTGCCGGGAGGGCATTATCTGGTTGATGAACTCCCCCGAGACGCGCGCGGCGATGACCCCGGCCACGCCGCCTTGCAGGTCAAGGACCGGATAGCCGATGAAGGCGGCCTGTTTCCCGCCATTGGGCTCGTAGACGCTGAAATCCTCGAAGGCCACGTCTCCGCTGCGCAGCACCCGTTCCCAGAGTCTGGCCAGCGCCGTGTGCCGGTAGCGACCGGTGGCCAGGCTGGTGCCAAGCTCCTCGCCCTGGCCGGCCGCGTACATGACATTACCTCCACGACGGTCGATCAGGTAGAGGTCCTCAAAGCCGTTGACGGCGATGTAGCCCTTGAGTTGGGAGTCGTATCTGCCGTGAATTCTTTGATATTCGCTTGATTCGATGGGGTAGGGGCGCGCCGGGTCATCTTCCCCGAGCACGTTCAGGTCGCCCACGGCCTGCTGGGTCTGCCGCAGTCCGGCCAGGAGCTTGAGCCCGCTTATGCGTTCGGTCAGGGTGGTTTGCAGCTTGTCGCGCTTGATGGCCTGGATGCTGCCGAGTTGTTCAAAGGCCAGATCCAGAAGGGCGTTGGAAGCGGAGTAGCTGCCGATGAGGGCCACGATGCCCAGAGGAACGATTCCGGTCATGATGAACAGGAAAAGGAGCTTGGGCTTCATGCGGATGTTGTCAAAAATCATGGTTCATCCTGGCGCTCTGAAGGGAATGCGTCCCGGAGGTCGCGTGTAATGGGAACTGCCTTGAAAGAATCGATTGCACTTACGTTAAAACGCTTTCAAGGGCAACGCATCCGGCGTGGATTTCAGGAACTTTTTTGCACGTTTGCGACAGGAACCGCGGGATTGAGCTTGCGTTTCGAGAGTGTCAGGCGTACGGGTGGCCATCGTTTTTTGTGTCCCGGACATTGTGCCCGGGCGACATGCAAAGGAGATCACAGTGGATTCTGGCGACAGTTGCGGCCCTAGGCCCTGCTTCCGACATCGTAAACTTTTTCGTCGAGCTCCCCGTCCTCATCGCGCCTGACCCGGCCGCCTGACGGAGCCTCGGCGCTGCGGCAGGTGGATCATGCTTTCCCACACTTTTCGTTCCCGTGCGGTCTTTTGCCGCCGCTTCGTCCGTTCCGGACAGCTTCCTCGTGCCGCGGGCCGTTCCGCGGACCCGTACTCGTGATTCTTCAGATCGGTTTTGGGCCACGCCCGGGCTGCCGATGAACCCGGCGTATTTTTTCTGCCTGTTCACACCATTTGAAGGACTCACAATATGATTACAATCCACAAGACCATTGATGGAATCCTGTCTCCTCAGGAACACCTCGACTCCGACTGCTGGGTCAATCTGATCAACCCCTCCGAAGAGGAGTTGCAGCGCACTTCGATCCTGCTCGGCATTCCCCTCGACCATCTGACCGACCCTCTGGATGTCGACGAGCGCGCCCGCCTTGAACTGGAGGAAGGAGTGCTTCTGCTGGTCCTGCGCGTGCCGGTCGAGAATGTCTCCGACCGCATCCCCTACCTCACCCAGCCCATCGGCGTGATCATAACGCCTACGGCCGTGGTCACGGTCTGCCGCTCTCCGCAGGATCTGGTCACCGGGATTCTGAACGGACGCACCCGCATTGTGGATACGGCGGACAGGATGCGTTTCGCCATCCATCTCATGCAGCGCACGTCGCTCATTTACCTGAGGTTCCTGAAAGACATCATCAGGCGCTCGGACGTGATCGAGCACCGGCTGCAGCAGTCCATGCGCAATGAGGAGCTCATCGAGCTTCTGGGCATCGAGAAGAGCTTGGTCTATTTCACGACGTCCCTCAAGGCCAACGACATCATCATGGACAAGGTCCTGCGCATGCGCACCATCCAGTTGACCGAGGATCAGTCCGATCTGCTGGAGGACGCCATCACCGAGAATCGGCAGGCCATCGACATGTCCAAGATCCACAGCGACATCCTGTCCGGGACCATGGACGCGTTTGCATCCATCATCTCCAACAACATGAACATGGTCATGAAATTCCTGACGGGATTCACCATCATCCTCATGATTCCCAACATCATTTCGGGTGTTTACGGCATGAATATCGCGACCCCTTTTCAAGGCTCGCCCCATGCCTTCGCCATCGTTTCCGGGATCGCCGTCGGCGGATGCCTGCTCGCCTGGCTTTTGCTGGCAAGGAAGCGCTGGATGTAGTTTTTTCGCGAATGGGGGAACTGAAGGCGGACCGGATGCGGCCCGCCTTTTTTTTTCGGGCTAGCGGTCGGCCCAGAGCAGGCGCAGGCCAAGCAGCATGAGGATGGCTCCGGCGCCCTTGTGCAGCCAGGCCGAAAGGGAGGGGCGGGCGGCCAGGCGGGAGTTGAGCGCTCCCGCGCCAAGGGCCACCAGTCCGAAGCCGAGCATGGTCAAAACGACGAAGGTCAGGCCGAGGACCATCATCTGCATGGCCGGGTGCCCCTGGTCGGGGCGCACGAACTGCGGAAAGAAGGCCAGGAAAAAGATCGCGACCTTGGGGTTGAGCAGATTGGCGAGGATCGATTGGCGAAAGATGATGCGGGCCGTCTTGTCTTCCCCGTGCCCGGAGAGGACCAGCGCCGGGTCCGCCGTCCAGAGCTTGAAGCCGAGATAGAGCAGGTAGATGCCGCCCGCGATCTTGACCAGGGTGAAGGCCAAGGCCGACGAGGCCAGGATGGCCGAGAGTCCGAAGACCGCAAGCAGGGTGTGACCGATGTTGCCCAGGCTGAAGCCCATGGCGGCGGCCAGCGCGGCCGAGCGCCCCTGGGCCACGCCTCGGGTCAGCACGTAGATGATGTCCGGGCCGGGGGTGAAAATGAGTAACAGTGAGGTCAGGCTGAAGACGAGAAGCTGGTCGATGCTGATCATGATTCCTCCGCGGTGATGATGCCGGGATGGATAATCGATGATCGGGCGGCGGGCAAGGGCGCGTTGGCGGGGCGTGTCGCTGCGTCGGGTACGGCCGAACTCAGGGCTCGCGCTCCAGCAGACGCTTGGCAAGATGGGACCCCAGGTCCCGCCGCGTGTCGGCGATGATGTGGATGTAGATCTCTTTGGCGCGTATTTCGTAGATGATTCGGTTTTTTCCAGACAGAATCTGGCGATACTGAGTCAGGCCGAGTTGCGCGATTTCATCCGGGATGACGCCACTGCGGGGAAATTCCTGTAGTCCGCGCACGCTTTTCTTGATGTCCGCGTATGTGTCCTGCCAATGCTTGGGCGTGAAGGTATCAATGAGATAGCGGCGCAATTCCTTCAAGTCCCGTTCGGCGGATTCGAGAATGAAGATACGCATGGTCATTTCGGATCGAGGGCGTCAATCTCGGTAAAAACATCCTCAACGTCCCGGAATCTTCCCTGGTCCATCTCCCGCTTGCCCAAAGCCAGCAGTTTGAGGAGCGCGAAGGTTTCTTCCTGAGCTTCGTAGCTTTTGACGTCCATGACCACGAGTTTGGCTTCCCCGTTTTGGGTGATGAGCAGCGGTTGCCGGGTCTGCGAAAGCGTGGACACGATCTCGGCCGCATGGCTTTTGAGATAACTGATGGGTTTGACCTGGGTGGAATATTTCATGGATGCCCTCCGGATAATCGAGATGGAACTTATTTAGTCCTTATTTGGTCTCTTGTCCATGAAGAGCGTCCCCGCCGTCCGGTTCGGACAGCGGGGACGCGTGAGGTCATTTTGCCGAAAGGGCGGTTATTTGGCGAAAGTGCACTTGGGGTAGGTGCAGGTGTTGCACTGCAGGCAGACACCGCCTTCGCCGATGCGGGCCAGGTCGCGGCGGGTGATGGGCACGCCGGCCAGCAGGCGGGGCAGGAGCACGTCCAGGCTCGTGGTCTTGAAGAAGAGGGCGCAGGCGGGCACGCCCATGACCTGCACGCCTCCGATGCGGCCGATGAGCGTCATGGCTCCGGGCAGGATCGGCGCGCCGTGCAGTGCGTCGGTCATTCCTGCGTCCTCCAGGCCCTTGCGGGTCACGTCGTCGGGATCAACGGACAGGCCGGCCGTGGTCACGATCAGGTCGGCGCCACGTTCCAGCAGCTGCTTCACGCCGTCGGCAATGGCCTCCCGGTCGTCCGGGGCGACTACCTCGCCCACCACAGTGGAACCCAGGGCTTCGGCCTTGGCCCGGATGATGGGCGCGAATCTGTCCTCGATCAGGCCCTGAAAGACCTCAGTGCCCGTGACCAGCACGCCGATCTTGGCCTGGCGCAGCGGGGCGATGGACATGATCGGCTCGTCGCCAAGCGCGCTCAGGGCGCGGCTGAAGTTTTCGCGGCTGAGAAAAAGCGGAATGGCGCGGGTGCCGCCCACCAGGCGGCCTTCTTCGACCAGGGCGCAGTGCTGGCGCGTGGCGCACATGACGTTGGGGGTCAGGTTGAAACGTTCCAGTGCTTCAAGGTTGACCTGCAGGAGGCCGGAACAGGCCGCATGAAAGTCGATCTTGCCTTCGCGGGGCTCGGGCGTGCATGCGATGCCGGGGCCCGCCATGCGGGTGGCAAAGCTGATCGCCGCGTCGTTTTCGTGCACGAATTCGCCTTCGGGCAGGCTTTCGTCCTGCACGTAGACACTGTTGCGGCCCATCTGCTGCAACCGGCAGACATCGCCTGCCGTGATGGTCTGTCCGGCCAGGAATTCCGCGCCCTTGCTCTGGCCGGGTTCGATGCGGGTCATGTCGTGCAGTGCCTTGCGGCCGACAGCCTCGGCCACGGGTACGCGGGTCGGCATGCATTCCTCGACTTCAACTGCGCGCGAATGTTCGTAGGGGGCCTCGCCCTGGCAGCCTCGGCAGATGGCTCCGTCGCTGACCGGATAGGCTTCACGGCAGACTGGGCAGCGGTCGATGCGGGTCATGTGGCTGTGTCCCAGGAGCCTCTGCTGCACCGTAATCTTTTCCAGGCGCAGGATGCTGTCTCCGGCGGCCTCGATCTCCCGGAACAGCTCTTCGGTGTCCTGGTCCTTCTTGGGCACGAGCTTCAAGAACCAGCCTTCGATCTGCGGCCAGTCCTTGAGTTTGTCCAGATCGACGCTGACGCGCACGCCGACGCCCGTGTACTTGTCGAAAAGGGAGACGGCATAGCGGCCAAGGTTGACTATCTTCATCCAGCCGTTGCCGATGCTGCACAGGGTCAGGAGCTGCACCGCGTCGGGCAGGCATTTCTTGCTCTCGACCACGGCCTCGAAAAGGATATTCGGGGGCAGCGCGGCCTTGGCCATCTCGACCATGTAGCCGCCTATCAAGAGGCCGGGGGCGGGATAGCCGTGAAATTCGGCGGCTTTGTCCTTGAATTCCTGAAAGGTGTAGGAGCCTACGTGCATGTATTCCTCGCGGGGGAAAGGTTTTTGTTTGACCGCGAAGATTTAGCAGTGAAGCGGCCAAAAGAGAACTTTGTGAAAAAGGTGGATATCACGCAACAAAAAAAAGCCGGTCCTAAGACCGGCTTATAATCTGGAGCCCACAAGCAGGATTGAACTGCTGACCTCGTCCTTACCAAGGACGCACTCTACCGACTGAGCTATGTGGGCATTTCGTGTGGTCGGGATGAGAGGATTTGAACCTCCGGCCCCTTGAACCCCATTCAAGTGCGCTACCAGGCTGCGCTACATCCCGACACGAGAAAACGCTTCTAGGTAGAGCCTTGGGCTTTGTCAAACACTTTTTTGATTTCAACCCGAAATAACGTGACATTTTTTGAAATTGTTTGTTTTTCCGGGCCGCTGTGTTTGGGTCATGGCTGGATGAAACTGTTTGCAGGCGGTAAAAAAGGCCGCATGCGGCCCTTTTTTCCACCCACTGCACGGGCCTAGATCTTGAAACGTGAAACCTGATCCCGCAGGCGTTCGGCAAGTTCGGAGAGCTCCATCGCGCTCTGCTGCACTGTCTGGCTGCTCGCGGTCATCTCGTCCGAGGCCGAGCGCACTTTTTCGATGTCGGAGCTGATGGAGTGGGTCATGGACGAACTGGTGGCCACGTTGGAGTTGATCTCTGTGATGCCCATGGACGCCTGCCCGACGTTTTCGGCGATGTCGCGAGTGGTCACGGATTGCTCCTCGACCGCGGCGGCGATGGTGCCCACGATTTCATTCATCTCGGCGATGACTCCGGTGATGTCGGAGATGTCGCCCACCGTCTGGGTGGTCACGGATTGGATGCCCGTGATCCTCTCGCGGATGTCCTCGGTAGCCTTGGCGGTCTGCTGTGCGAGTTCCTTGATCTCGTTGGCCACCACGGCAAATCCGCGTCCGGCCTCGCCCGCCCGCGCCGCCTCGATGGTGGCGTTCAAGGCCAGCAGGTTGGTCTGGGAGGAGATGGCGGTGATGGTCGCGGTCACGGCGCTGATTTCCTTGGCGGCCGCGCCCAGTTCGTCGACCCGGCCCGATGCGGCCTGGGCCTTGGATACCGCGCTGGCCGTGGTGTTCTTGGCCCGCTCGGAATTCTGGGCGATCTCGTGGATGGTGGCGGACATTTCTTCAGCCGCCGTGGCCACGGTGGTCATGTTCATGGAGGCCTGTTCCATGGCCGCCGAGACGGAGTTCATGTTGCCGCTGACTTCCTCGGCCGCGTTGCTGACCGTGTTGGCCATGTTCGCGGTCTGGGCCGACCCCTCGGTCATCTGGGAGGATATGCTCGACAGTTGCGTGGACGCGGTGGCCAGGGACTGGGTGGCGGTGTTGATTTCGCCGAGCATTTCCTTGGTGCGGCCGACCATGGTGTTCAAGGCGTCGGACAGATGCCCGATGGCGTCCTTGGCCGGGTGGGTGAAAGCGATGGTGTAGTCGCCATCGGCCACCTGCAGGCTCTTGGCCGCGAGCTGGTTCAGGGGCTTGGCGATGCCGCGGATGAGCAGCACGGCGATGAATACGCCGAGGAGCATGACGGCCAAGCCGACGTAGATGCTATCGGTAATGATTTCCGTGTCCAGCCCGCGAACCATCTGTGCATCACTCAGGCCAACGGCGACATGCCAGTCCCAGGGTTCGAAGTGGTGAGTGAATGTGATTTTATGCTCTCCGTTCCACTCATAGTCGAGGAAGCCGTTCTTGTGTTCGCGAAAGAAGTCCCCGATACCGGGCACCTCAAAAATATTTTTTCCTTCGAGGGAGGGATGAACCAGCACCTCTCCTTTGGAATTGTACACGAAAAAGTAACCGACACCGCCCGCCTTGATGGTGGTCAGCATCTCGCGCAGCTGCGGGGTCAGTATCTTGCGTCCCACGAAGAGGACCGCCACGATCTTGTCGTCGGCGTTGTACACGGGCTTATACGAAGTCACGTACCAGTCGTTGACCACAAAAGCGCGGCCGTTATAGGTTTCGCCGCTCATGACTGTCTTGTATACGGGACTGTCGGCGGGGATGTAAGTGTCCACCGCACGGTCCGTTTCGTTGATGCGCACGTTGGTGGATACCCGCAGCAGTTTGTCGTCCAGCACCTGAAAGATGGTGGCCACACCACCGGTCATGAACTGGATCTTGTCCACGATGCCCGTGTTGCCGTTCATGACCGTTCCGCCGAGCATTAGTCTGGGTATGCTGACTTGCTTGGATTTTTTGCTGACCTGATTGATGATGGTTCGGTCCAGCATGTAGCTTGGGTCCAGGTCAAAGGAACCATAGCGGTCCAGTTCTCCCTCCAGGATGGTCATGTCGCCGGCGAGTTTTTCGAGCAAAAGGGAGTTCTGGGTTTCAAGCGAGATGAAGACGGAGTTGTTGATGTTCTCCAGCGCATCCCTGCCGAGACTTTCCAGTCCGTCCTTGACGAGAATGTTAGAGACCGCGATTACCGATATCAATGACAGAATCAGAATGGACAGGATTCCGGTAAACAGTTTTGTGGTGAATTTGATGGACTGGGTGTTGATCATGCGCCCTCCTCTCATGAGGTAGTGTAATACGAGTTGCGTAGTACAATTTATACGTATTTTGACTGAATAAATCAGCAAGGATTATTAATATTAAGTGGTTAAAAAAATTGCGTAGGTAGTAGGCGCGTGTACGTCAGGCGCGCAGGGTGGCTTTGAGGCGTGTGGGGTGCAGCAGAAGATCAAGGCCGGCCTCGATGCCGGGAACCAGAATGTGGGCCGAGGTGAGGGCGGCCCTTGCTACCCCTTCGGGCTGAAGAACGGCTATGGCCAGTCCGGCCTCCGCGAGCATGACGGCGTCGTTGTTGCCATTGCCGAGACAAACGCAGGACGGGGCCTTGAGTTCGCGCACGTATTCGGCCTTGGCCGCGCATTCATTGCCAGCGGGCAGGACATGCACCGTGTAGTCTGTCTGTCCGAAGGTCGAACGCACTGTACCGTATGTGTCCGCGGTGAGGATGTGGATTTGCAGTTGGCTCTTGAGCTGGCTCAGGCGCGAAAAGACGCCGGGCTGGACCCGACCGTCCAGGGCCAGGGTGCCGTTGTAGTCCAGAACCAGATGGTGGAGGGTGCGTTGCCCGAAACCGGAGATGTCGAATTCAATCATGGTGGTGCGAGGTCCTTGCCGGTTGGGAGGCTGTTTTTGGAATGGGAGCGTCTTGCCTGGCGGCGGGATCTTCCCTTGAGAGAGTCTTGTTCTTGTACATGTGCAGGTCGGCGGCCTTGATGAGGCTTTCCAGACTCTGGTGCGGCTGGTGAAGGGCTGCGCCGACAGATGCGGAAATTCGCAGATCCGTGTCCAGGGAGCAGACCCGGCTGACGTCGATGTCGGCCAGGGTCCGGCGCAGGCGATTCACGAACGTGCGGGTCATGTCTCCATCGGTGTCCGGGAGCAGAATGACGAATTCGTCTCCGCCGAGGCGCACGAAGATGTCGTACTTGCGGATCATGGCCTTGATGGATCTGGCCACCTCCACCAGTATGGCATCCCCTGCCTCATGCCCAAGGGTGTCGTTGACCGCCTTGAACCCGTTCAGATCGATGAAAAGCAGATGCACGGGAAGATTTTTGCGTGCCGCGAAATCGAGGATGCGTCCGGCATGGCGTTCCAGGTAGGTGCGGTTGTTCACTCCGGTCAGGGCGTCGCGTACGGTTAATTCCTCAAGCTGGGCGTGTTCCAGGGCGGTGATCAGGGTGCACGCCAGGATATTGCAGAAATGGCTCAGAAAATCGGTGGCTTTGTCCGGAGCGTAGCGCGTTGGGTCGGGATCGTAGGCTGCCACCACGCCGATGATCTTCGAGTGCACGTATTTGTGCCCAAGGGCGAAGATGAAGCAGGATCCGGATGGAGGGTCCTCTTCCAGCCCGAGAAAAAAACCGGGGTTTTCGATTTGTCCTACCTCGCCGAGAAAGAGCCTTGGAGCGTGCGGGCTGGGTGAGAATTGTTTCAGGCGATCGCGGATGGTGGCTGCCGAAGCCCGCCCCACGCCCTTGGGAATGCGTCGTTCAAAAAGATCGTAATCCAGCACGACGTGGAGGGTGTGCAGGTTGCGCAGCCCTCGGATGGCGTCCAGCGTCGCGGGAAGTTCTTCCAGGCGTTTGGTCTGCTGGACGAGATCGACGGTTCCGCGAAAGGTTTCAAAAGCGTCCAGGATGGCTTTGTAGGCCGAGATCATGGAGTCGAAGCTGGTTTTCGAGGCGCGCAGCCTGCGCTTCAGGCCTTCGATTTCCTGCGTCTGCGCCTGCGTGGACGTGGACGAGGACAGGGGCACGCGCAGGATGAGTTGCCTGGCCCAGGCGACGAGTTCCTTGAGATGGGCTTTGAGCGCGACCGAGTTGCCCGCACGCGCGCTGGCCTCAATGGCGGAGACGAGGCTTTTGAGCTCCGTCAGTAGGGTGTTTTGTCCGCGCGGCATGGCTTTTGGTTCAGACCAGCGCTTTCAAGGCGGCCAGCACTTCGGCCGCGTGCCCGGAAGCTTTCACGGTGGGCCAGGTGCGGCGGATCACTCCGGAGGGATCGATGAGAAATGTCGAACGCGCCACGCCCATGTATTCCCTGCCGTAGTTCTTCTTGAGCCGCCAGGCCCCGAACCGCTTCAGGATTTCATGCTCGGGGTCGCTCAAGAGTTCCACCTGCAGGTCATGCTTGCCCGTGAAGTTCTGATGGGATTTGATGGAGTCAGGGCTCAATCCCAGGATCACGGCATTCAGTTCCGCGAACTGGTCCTTCAGGGCGGAAAACTCCTGTGCCTCCACGGTGCAGCCGGGAGTGTTGTCCTTGGGGTAGAAATAGAGAACCACCCAGCGCCCGTGGTAGTCTTCCAGGCTGACCCCGGATCGTGATGCGCCGTCGAGGCAAAAAGGGGGAGCCGGTTCGCCTGGAGCCGGAATTTTGAAGTCGGTCATGAAAAACTCCTTGGAAAGCAAAGTCCCTTCAAGCTCCTAGCGCAACCCCTGTGTGCGTGCAAGGGTGTGCTCGTGGATCATCGGGATGTCAACATGCGGTCATGCAATCCTCACGTGCGTGCGTGGTCATGGGGCGTCGGAGGCGCTCAGCCCTGCCAGGTAACCCGTGGACATGGCCGCCTGCAGGTTGAAGCCGCCCGTGTCGGCGTCCATGTCGAGCACTTCCCCGGCCAGAAAAAGCCCCGGGCAGACTTTCGATTCCATGGTCTTGGGATTGACTTCGGACAGATCCACGCCGCCGGAGGTGATGATGGCCTCGCGCATTGGACGGTAGCCGCTGACGGTGAAGCGCAGTTCCTTGAGCCACAGGCGCAGGCGCTTGCGCTCCTCGGAGGAGATCTGGTGGGCGGCCTTGTCTCCGGCCAGGCGCGTCTGTTCGAGGCATACCGGGATGAGCTTGGGTGGCATGAGGCCGCGCAACAGGTTTTCCAGGTGCATTTTGCCATGTTCCGCCAGGTCGCGCAGAAGGCGAGCGTCCAGCTTGGCCGTGTCCAGGGCGGGTTTCAAATCGATGAGGATCTCGGTCTTTTTGCCTTGGTCCACCGCACGCACGGCGGCCTTGCTCAAGGTCAGGATGAGGGGGCCGGACAGGCCGAAATGGGTGAAGAGCATCTCGCCCATGTCTTCTCCGGCCTTCTTGCCGTCAACGCGCAATTCAACGCGCACGTTCTTGAGCGATAAACCCTGCAATTTCGAGGCGGTATCCCCGGCTGTGATCAGCGGGACAAGGGCCGGAGCGATGGGCACGATGGCGTGTCCCAGGCTTTTGGCAAGCTCGTAGCCGTCGCCGGTGGAGCCGGTCGCGGGGTATGAGGCACCTCCGGTGGTCAGGATGATCCTGTCCGCCGTGAGGGTTTGAGTGCCGAAGGAGACTTCGAACCGTCCGTCCTTGCGTTTGATGCCTCGAACCCGGCAGCCGGTGCGGATGGTGACGCCCTTTGTCCTGGCGTTGCGCACAAAGGCGTCCACCAGATCCTGTGCGCTGTCGCTGGCGGGAAAAAGGCGTCCGCCGCGCTCTTCCTTGGTCGGGACGCCAAGATCGCTCAGCAGTTCGACGGTGTCCGTGGTGAAGAAATGGGACAGGGCCGGGCGCAGGAAA includes these proteins:
- a CDS encoding response regulator, whose amino-acid sequence is MIFDNIRMKPKLLFLFIMTGIVPLGIVALIGSYSASNALLDLAFEQLGSIQAIKRDKLQTTLTERISGLKLLAGLRQTQQAVGDLNVLGEDDPARPYPIESSEYQRIHGRYDSQLKGYIAVNGFEDLYLIDRRGGNVMYAAGQGEELGTSLATGRYRHTALARLWERVLRSGDVAFEDFSVYEPNGGKQAAFIGYPVLDLQGGVAGVIAARVSGEFINQIMPSRQGLGKSGESYLLRWLESQKKFEMRSDIKTMGNGLYVIGYTLPRTPAYWHDAVVKGFDGGGGTYEDSAGTTVLVAFNTLDVLGTNWILISKIDKGEILRPIWTFLLIICVTGAVLALMIAPGAYGLAKGISQPLEQGVSFAEAISAGDLKARLDLRQKDELGMLAKALNSMARNLREMDWLNQGKTGLDDTLRGEHSPQELARLFISFICKHLDSQIGLFFLHDDGELVLTSSYAFTNRQGQFTRLRVGEGLVGQAALEGEILTFAQVEEGAPHFHFGPGEAVPSHFLAAPVFMGKELLGAFLIGREYAFSPLHRQFIADIAKNTAVLFNMATSRGVIADLLRQAQEQQEMLRVANEELEEQTNMLKESQTELQAQQEELQVTNEELAEQTRALKESERRLQDQQGELRSVNDKLGERAMELEEQKSAIRRKNKELLRAQEQLKLKAQELESASRYKSEFLANMSHELRTPLNSILILSQLLAHNKEGNLSPKQTEAASAINSSGADLLRLINEILDLSKVEAGKVELHLEEMPLTSMISDLQRVFKGVAVEKGVSFLVEQDPSLPETMLTDTHRLQQVLRNLLSNAFKFTDHGSVTLSISRPDPEIALPESIPSAEEAICIAVTDMGIGIPEDKQGTIFEAFRQADGSTSRKYGGTGLGLSISRELTKLLGGEIRLHSREGQGSTFSLILPLRHHAGTSVDETRPRESAPEQKATPPRPAKPEVEAPAPYLQDDRANLKSGDKSLLIIEDDQHFARILRDQARDMGFKVLLAADGETGLHFADFHAPSAIILDNVLPGIDGWTVMERLKNDPGTRHIPLSFISAEDRSLEAMRMGALAFLTKPVKIEELQKLLEKIDTFIKKPSRRLLVVDDDALQRESIRALIGNGDVETVTAASGAQALALLKSQNFDCMILDLGLSDMSGFDVLRTLRSGPTPSTLPVVVYTGRDLSDEEERRLSQYAESIIVKGARSPERLLEETTLFLHRVQANLPQEKQRMLQTDSEPESVLYARTVLVVDDDMRNIFALTSVLEEKGMQVVVARDGSESLTKLRENPEIDLVLMDIMMPVMDGYEAMREIRKDPRLKDLPIIALTAKAMKGDKSACIEAGANDYLAKPVDMDKLLSLLRVWLYRK
- a CDS encoding type II toxin-antitoxin system Phd/YefM family antitoxin, which produces MKYSTQVKPISYLKSHAAEIVSTLSQTRQPLLITQNGEAKLVVMDVKSYEAQEETFALLKLLALGKREMDQGRFRDVEDVFTEIDALDPK
- a CDS encoding FmdE family protein; translation: MHVGSYTFQEFKDKAAEFHGYPAPGLLIGGYMVEMAKAALPPNILFEAVVESKKCLPDAVQLLTLCSIGNGWMKIVNLGRYAVSLFDKYTGVGVRVSVDLDKLKDWPQIEGWFLKLVPKKDQDTEELFREIEAAGDSILRLEKITVQQRLLGHSHMTRIDRCPVCREAYPVSDGAICRGCQGEAPYEHSRAVEVEECMPTRVPVAEAVGRKALHDMTRIEPGQSKGAEFLAGQTITAGDVCRLQQMGRNSVYVQDESLPEGEFVHENDAAISFATRMAGPGIACTPEPREGKIDFHAACSGLLQVNLEALERFNLTPNVMCATRQHCALVEEGRLVGGTRAIPLFLSRENFSRALSALGDEPIMSIAPLRQAKIGVLVTGTEVFQGLIEDRFAPIIRAKAEALGSTVVGEVVAPDDREAIADGVKQLLERGADLIVTTAGLSVDPDDVTRKGLEDAGMTDALHGAPILPGAMTLIGRIGGVQVMGVPACALFFKTTSLDVLLPRLLAGVPITRRDLARIGEGGVCLQCNTCTYPKCTFAK
- a CDS encoding magnesium transporter CorA family protein produces the protein MITIHKTIDGILSPQEHLDSDCWVNLINPSEEELQRTSILLGIPLDHLTDPLDVDERARLELEEGVLLLVLRVPVENVSDRIPYLTQPIGVIITPTAVVTVCRSPQDLVTGILNGRTRIVDTADRMRFAIHLMQRTSLIYLRFLKDIIRRSDVIEHRLQQSMRNEELIELLGIEKSLVYFTTSLKANDIIMDKVLRMRTIQLTEDQSDLLEDAITENRQAIDMSKIHSDILSGTMDAFASIISNNMNMVMKFLTGFTIILMIPNIISGVYGMNIATPFQGSPHAFAIVSGIAVGGCLLAWLLLARKRWM
- a CDS encoding LysE family translocator, which produces MISIDQLLVFSLTSLLLIFTPGPDIIYVLTRGVAQGRSAALAAAMGFSLGNIGHTLLAVFGLSAILASSALAFTLVKIAGGIYLLYLGFKLWTADPALVLSGHGEDKTARIIFRQSILANLLNPKVAIFFLAFFPQFVRPDQGHPAMQMMVLGLTFVVLTMLGFGLVALGAGALNSRLAARPSLSAWLHKGAGAILMLLGLRLLWADR
- a CDS encoding type II toxin-antitoxin system RelE/ParE family toxin gives rise to the protein MRIFILESAERDLKELRRYLIDTFTPKHWQDTYADIKKSVRGLQEFPRSGVIPDEIAQLGLTQYRQILSGKNRIIYEIRAKEIYIHIIADTRRDLGSHLAKRLLEREP